The stretch of DNA CCTTCATCTCGACGCTGGCGTCGACCGGCGTGATGCTGGGGCCGGCCTGAAGCGTCGACGGCACGCCCTGCCAGGTCAGCAGGACCGACCACAGCAGGCACAGCGGCAGCATGAAGCGCAGCGTTGCGCGGGTCACGTCTACCCAGTAGTTGCCGACGTCACGCTCGCTGCCTTCCTGCACAGCGTGGCCTGCGATGACGGTCTTGCCGGCGGTCTGCGCCATTTCCGCACGGCCACCGAACAGGCCCCGCAGCGTGGCCACCACGATCGCAAGGCCCATGACAGGCGTTGCGACCTGCAGGCCGACGATGCCGACCATCTGCGACAGGTAGCTCAGCTGCGACTGGCCGGAGTAGTGCTGCTGGTTGGTGTTGGTCAGGAACGACACCATCGTGTGCAGGGCGGTATCCCAGCGCATGTTGGGGATGCCGTCGGGATTGAGCGGTAGCCAGGTCTGGGTCATGAACTGCACCCACACCACCAGGCCCACGACCAGGTTGCTGATCGCGAATGCCGTGGCGTAGCCGCGCCAGCTCATGCCGCGTTGCGGATCGGTGCCAAGCGCCTTGTAGATCAGGCGCTCGGCCGGTCCGGCGACGCGGTCCATCCAAGAGCGATCGCCACGCATGACGCGGGCGAGGTAGTGCCCGAGCGGCCAGCCGAGGCCGATCGCAAGCACCAGAACAAGTAGTGTCTCGGTCATCGTTGTGCTGCCTTAGAAATCTTCGGGTCGAAGAACCACGTACAGCAGGTATGCCGAGGCGACGATCACCGCGACTCCGCACACAAGGGCAAGCCAGCCAGGCATGTCGTCTCTCCTTTAGAAGGAAGCCTGCAGGGCCGCTTCGATGCGGTTGCCTGCAAGTTCGTCACCGAAGATGTCTTCGGCGTTGGAATCGGTCGCGTGCGCGGTCACGCGCAGCTCCAGCGGGGCCTTCACGGCCCACACCGCGCTGAGCTGGCCGTGCAGGTAGCTGTCGGCGGCGGCGCTGTAACCATCGAAGGCGTAGTAGCCGAGCGCTCCTTCGAGCCGGAACGCGTCGTTGATGGGGAACCTGGCGCCGAGCTGGGTGTACAGGCCGTCCTCTTCGCCACCGAGTGCCTCGGTCGAGTAGCCCATCGACAACCAGTAGTTGCTGTCGTAGGTCAGCGTGCCGTTGAGCTCGGTCCAGTTGAGGTCGACGGTGGT from Lysobacter arenosi encodes:
- a CDS encoding potassium-transporting ATPase subunit F; this translates as MPGWLALVCGVAVIVASAYLLYVVLRPEDF
- a CDS encoding TorF family putative porin is translated as MSLHFVRAREASVPLLFAACAGIGLLALGGKASAAPLSGNAALTSDYVWRGTTQTQGDAAVQAGFKLASDSGFYGSVWGSNVEFAPDTHASSELDFTVGWGGALSEKWALDVNLLRYQYPSTTVDLNWTELNGTLTYDSNYWLSMGYSTEALGGEEDGLYTQLGARFPINDAFRLEGALGYYAFDGYSAAADSYLHGQLSAVWAVKAPLELRVTAHATDSNAEDIFGDELAGNRIEAALQASF